From a region of the Mesomycoplasma ovipneumoniae ATCC 29419 genome:
- a CDS encoding nicotinate phosphoribosyltransferase: MSKINKYISDYFLDSQKILAKFNPKNIVILQFFQRKDFAVIGGMDEVLKFLVDNTDYKKYKIRYLKDGSRVKKREIVLELEGPLHLFGHVEGIIDGILARSTSIATNAYLCKKAANDKEIIFMADRSDHYLMHQIDGKAAKIGGISIFSNLAQSGKSATKNFGSMPHSLIQNFDGDLIKTSQAYRKIFPDQPLVALVDFNNNVIEESLAVLAEFGQDLAGVRVDTSSNIADQMFEDPKKDDFGINAKLIKKLREELDKNNGQHVKIIASSGLNPMKIRELEEQNAPVDLYGVGEYMLQIRNHFSADATVLNGKKLAKFGRFYRKNSKLITFEYEK, from the coding sequence ATGTCAAAAATCAATAAATATATATCTGACTATTTTCTTGATAGTCAAAAAATACTTGCAAAATTTAATCCGAAAAATATTGTTATTTTACAGTTTTTCCAACGTAAAGATTTTGCCGTTATTGGCGGAATGGATGAAGTTTTAAAATTTTTAGTAGATAATACTGACTATAAAAAATATAAAATTCGTTATTTAAAAGATGGAAGCCGTGTAAAAAAACGTGAAATAGTTCTTGAATTAGAGGGTCCTTTGCATCTTTTTGGTCATGTTGAAGGAATTATTGACGGAATTTTAGCTCGCTCAACTTCGATAGCAACAAATGCTTATTTATGCAAAAAAGCAGCAAATGATAAAGAAATAATCTTTATGGCCGATCGTTCTGATCACTATTTGATGCACCAAATTGACGGAAAAGCAGCAAAAATAGGCGGTATTTCAATATTTAGCAATTTAGCTCAGTCAGGAAAAAGTGCTACTAAAAATTTTGGTTCAATGCCTCACTCTTTAATTCAAAATTTTGACGGCGATCTTATTAAAACTTCGCAGGCTTACCGTAAAATTTTCCCAGACCAACCACTTGTAGCTCTTGTAGATTTTAACAACAATGTAATTGAAGAATCCTTAGCTGTTTTGGCTGAATTTGGTCAAGATTTAGCTGGAGTCAGAGTTGATACTTCTTCAAATATTGCTGATCAAATGTTCGAAGATCCTAAAAAAGACGATTTTGGAATTAATGCAAAATTAATAAAAAAACTACGTGAAGAGCTAGATAAAAACAACGGTCAACACGTAAAAATTATCGCCTCATCAGGTCTAAACCCTATGAAAATTAGAGAATTAGAAGAACAAAACGCCCCTGTTGACTTATACGGCGTTGGTGAGTATATGCTTCAAATTCGAAATCATTTTAGTGCTGATGCAACCGTGTTAAATGGCAAAAAGCTAGCTAAATTCGGTCGTTTTTATCGTAAAAATTCAAAATTAATAACTTTTGAATATGAAAAATAA
- the metG gene encoding methionine--tRNA ligase, which yields MAKKFYITTPIYYASGNLHIGHLYSSTLAWVLRNFKKMQGFDALMLTGSDEHGHKISRLAAQSGLDPQSFVDKNVEKFKILWQKFGIDYDYFLRTTSQGHKNFVKKIFYKMYENNDIFQGQYQGLYSVSDEEFLSQVQCIEKNNEFFHPVSGAKMELVEENSYFFAISKFQKWLENYLDANPNFISDKKIANELRQNFFQKGLEDLSVSRKNLKWGINLEKFQDQTIYVWLDALFSYLSIFDDQINIDSPQTENFWNQAEEIVHVVGKEIARFHCIYWPIFLKSLNFRLPSTILTHGWLITPEGKMSKSKGNVINPLELLDEFDAEIIKFYFVSQISAENDSIFDKKLLESLYNSFFVNTYGNLISRTIALVLKYFNNGLKFKIEVLDWTDISYYEKILVIFDSFSENLSNFQLEKGFKLIIELAKNLNGYFDIKQLWNEKNLDKLGASLLLVLNGIYTISACLNSVMPKTVGKIIDFLGIKTTSFELITKLDKFDNIIFEKLEKPFFPRKKS from the coding sequence ATGGCTAAAAAATTTTACATCACAACTCCTATTTATTATGCTAGCGGAAATCTCCATATTGGTCATCTTTATAGTTCAACTTTGGCATGAGTGCTCAGAAATTTTAAAAAAATGCAAGGTTTTGACGCACTAATGCTAACAGGATCTGACGAACACGGTCACAAAATAAGTCGTCTAGCAGCCCAGTCAGGTTTAGATCCCCAAAGTTTTGTTGATAAAAACGTTGAAAAATTTAAAATTTTATGGCAAAAATTTGGCATTGATTATGACTATTTTTTAAGAACAACTAGTCAAGGTCACAAAAATTTTGTTAAAAAAATTTTTTACAAAATGTACGAAAATAACGACATTTTTCAAGGTCAATATCAAGGACTTTATTCTGTAAGTGACGAAGAATTTTTATCTCAAGTTCAATGTATCGAAAAAAACAACGAATTTTTTCACCCAGTCAGCGGTGCAAAAATGGAATTAGTCGAAGAAAATTCTTATTTTTTTGCCATCAGTAAATTCCAAAAATGGCTAGAAAATTATTTAGATGCTAATCCTAATTTTATTTCTGACAAAAAAATCGCAAACGAGCTAAGACAAAATTTTTTCCAAAAAGGTCTAGAGGACTTATCCGTTAGCCGAAAAAATTTAAAGTGAGGAATAAATCTTGAAAAATTTCAAGACCAAACTATCTATGTTTGACTTGATGCTCTTTTTAGTTATTTATCAATTTTTGACGACCAAATTAATATTGACTCACCACAGACTGAAAATTTTTGAAACCAGGCCGAAGAAATTGTTCATGTTGTTGGAAAAGAAATAGCCCGTTTTCACTGTATTTATTGGCCAATTTTTTTAAAATCATTAAATTTCCGATTGCCATCAACAATTTTGACTCACGGCTGACTCATAACTCCTGAAGGAAAAATGTCAAAATCAAAAGGAAATGTAATTAATCCTCTTGAATTACTTGATGAATTTGATGCTGAAATTATTAAATTTTATTTTGTAAGTCAAATAAGTGCCGAAAATGATAGTATTTTTGACAAAAAATTATTAGAAAGTCTATATAATTCATTTTTTGTCAACACATATGGAAATTTAATTAGTCGAACAATTGCGCTTGTTTTGAAATATTTTAATAACGGTTTAAAATTTAAAATTGAAGTTTTAGACTGAACTGATATTAGTTATTATGAAAAAATTTTGGTAATTTTTGACTCATTTTCCGAAAATTTGTCAAATTTTCAGCTTGAAAAAGGCTTTAAACTAATAATTGAGCTAGCAAAAAATTTAAACGGTTATTTTGATATCAAACAATTATGAAATGAAAAAAACTTAGATAAATTAGGCGCAAGTTTACTTTTAGTTTTAAATGGAATTTACACGATTTCAGCATGTCTAAACTCTGTTATGCCTAAAACCGTCGGAAAAATTATTGATTTTTTAGGAATAAAAACCACAAGTTTTGAATTAATTACAAAATTAGACAAATTTGACAATATTATTTTTGAAAAACTGGAAAAACCTTTTTTTCCAAGAAAAAAATCTTAA
- a CDS encoding type I restriction-modification system subunit M, which yields MSKITKQQLGAKIWHGVNRLRKNLEAYEYKDYILGLLLYKFLCQKQTEYLISQEFDKDDLYLLDDQLDRSDIDLGNTGVLSWGVVDRKIESLKDKNGFFIQHRNLFDSWVKNKQKFDIKAFQGAFKDFSDGVNEIVNKSKKSSHASLFKGLFSKFETDLAKLAPNAKEQTEVISQLIDTINEIPTTRQQYDVLGFIYEYLIAQFASTAGKKAGEFYTPHEVSDLISRIVAFYLKDRKDISIYDPTSGSGGLLLNIGQEFKKYSESSITYYAQEIKNETYNLTRMNLIMSNINSDQIYVRRGDTLEDDWPLFENEDTSTYRLLTVDAVVSNPPYSQRWEPKNAGHTERFEEYGEPPENKADYAFLLHDLYHIKKDGIGAVILPHGVLFRGGREGQIRKKLVEKGQIDAIIGLPGNMFYGTGIETVIIILRKDRFKNDILFVDASNLFVKDGKNNRFAKSHIKKIADIVNHRLETEISKIISFEEIEKNNFNLNISRYVELTAKKEEEHDLFSLVFGSISKKELKRFDSFFLNFPQIKEKMFKENQENSDYYDLLSQDYINIIYNDSDFQNYLESFETKVRDFINFFQSKVSDINSIKNINLIQLEKDITEYIFSSLKFPLIDTYDVYQIIIDNFENVKEDLELLRENFSDSGSLDIKEFLNDQIESVDSVNQKEKDSRRIKSWKSKLFSNDLIEQKFFPDDFAQLNKVQDQIDQFESEIKELYQIISDEDKTDEIYNDEKNTWIQSGIKKLAKTFKDSKESREKDSFESLIIQINEKYSDIEKVKKDLTNLKNDLTNNSYNQYLNLNEKDFYDLLISKWWEKFIQNFKEKSEEFVDEQISGISEILNKYKHTFVDIQKKVSDLETKMSTFLDELEGSPADMEAIKKLSNILKAN from the coding sequence ATGAGTAAAATAACTAAGCAGCAACTTGGTGCAAAAATTTGACATGGTGTCAACAGGTTGCGAAAAAATCTTGAGGCCTATGAATATAAGGACTATATTTTAGGTTTACTTTTATACAAATTTTTATGTCAAAAACAGACTGAATATTTAATTAGTCAGGAATTTGATAAGGATGATCTCTATCTTTTGGATGATCAATTGGACCGTAGTGATATTGACCTTGGAAATACTGGGGTCTTAAGTTGGGGAGTGGTTGATAGAAAAATAGAGTCATTGAAAGACAAAAATGGATTTTTTATCCAGCATCGGAATTTATTTGATTCTTGAGTCAAAAATAAACAAAAATTTGACATTAAAGCTTTTCAAGGTGCATTTAAGGATTTTAGTGATGGAGTTAATGAAATAGTTAATAAATCTAAAAAGTCTTCTCATGCTTCATTATTTAAAGGTTTATTTTCTAAATTTGAAACTGATTTGGCAAAACTCGCACCAAATGCCAAAGAACAAACTGAAGTCATTTCTCAACTTATTGACACTATCAATGAAATTCCAACTACTAGGCAACAATACGATGTTCTAGGTTTTATTTATGAGTATTTAATTGCTCAATTTGCCTCAACTGCTGGAAAAAAAGCTGGCGAATTTTATACACCTCATGAGGTAAGCGACTTAATCTCACGAATAGTTGCATTTTATTTAAAAGACCGCAAAGATATTAGTATTTATGATCCAACAAGTGGTTCAGGTGGTCTGCTGTTAAACATCGGTCAAGAATTTAAAAAATATAGCGAAAGTTCAATCACTTATTATGCTCAAGAGATTAAAAACGAAACTTATAATTTAACAAGAATGAACTTAATTATGTCAAACATAAATTCCGATCAAATCTATGTTCGTAGAGGAGATACTTTGGAAGATGATTGACCTTTATTTGAAAATGAAGACACTAGCACATATCGATTGTTAACTGTCGATGCTGTTGTCTCAAATCCACCATATTCACAAAGATGAGAACCAAAAAATGCCGGTCATACAGAAAGATTTGAAGAATATGGAGAGCCGCCTGAAAACAAAGCAGACTATGCTTTTTTGTTACACGACTTATATCACATAAAAAAAGACGGAATTGGTGCAGTTATTTTGCCTCACGGAGTTTTATTTCGAGGAGGTCGCGAAGGTCAAATTAGAAAAAAACTAGTTGAAAAAGGGCAAATCGACGCTATAATTGGTCTTCCGGGTAATATGTTTTATGGAACTGGGATTGAAACTGTTATTATCATTTTAAGAAAAGATCGTTTTAAGAATGATATTCTTTTTGTTGATGCATCAAATTTATTTGTTAAAGATGGAAAAAATAACCGCTTTGCTAAATCACATATCAAAAAAATTGCTGATATTGTTAACCATCGTCTTGAAACTGAAATTTCAAAAATAATTAGTTTTGAAGAAATAGAAAAAAATAATTTTAATTTAAACATTTCACGATATGTTGAACTAACTGCAAAAAAAGAAGAAGAACATGACCTATTTTCATTAGTTTTTGGCTCAATTAGCAAAAAAGAACTAAAACGTTTTGATAGTTTTTTCCTTAATTTCCCTCAAATCAAGGAAAAAATGTTTAAAGAAAACCAGGAAAACAGCGATTATTACGATTTGCTTTCGCAGGACTATATAAATATTATTTATAATGACAGTGATTTTCAAAATTATCTAGAATCATTTGAAACTAAAGTGCGTGACTTTATCAATTTTTTCCAAAGTAAAGTATCTGATATTAATTCAATTAAAAACATTAACTTAATTCAGCTAGAAAAAGATATAACTGAGTACATTTTTTCATCTTTAAAGTTTCCATTAATTGATACTTATGATGTTTACCAAATTATAATTGATAATTTTGAAAATGTCAAGGAAGATTTAGAACTTTTACGGGAAAATTTTTCTGATTCTGGCAGCCTAGATATCAAAGAATTTTTAAATGATCAAATTGAATCAGTTGATAGCGTTAATCAGAAAGAGAAAGATTCTCGTAGAATTAAGTCATGAAAATCTAAACTTTTTAGCAATGATTTAATTGAGCAAAAATTTTTCCCAGATGATTTTGCTCAATTAAATAAGGTTCAAGATCAAATTGATCAATTTGAGTCTGAAATAAAAGAGCTATACCAGATAATTAGTGACGAAGATAAAACTGATGAAATTTATAACGATGAGAAAAACACTTGAATTCAAAGTGGCATTAAAAAATTAGCTAAAACATTTAAAGATTCAAAAGAATCAAGAGAAAAAGATTCTTTTGAATCTTTAATAATTCAAATTAATGAAAAATATTCAGATATCGAAAAAGTAAAAAAAGATTTAACTAATTTAAAAAATGATTTAACTAATAATTCCTACAATCAATATTTGAATTTGAATGAAAAAGATTTTTATGATTTGTTAATTTCAAAATGATGAGAAAAGTTTATTCAAAACTTTAAGGAAAAAAGTGAAGAATTCGTTGATGAGCAAATCTCAGGAATATCCGAAATATTAAACAAATATAAGCACACTTTTGTTGATATTCAAAAGAAAGTTTCTGATTTAGAAACAAAAATGTCTACTTTTTTGGATGAGCTTGAGGGAAGTCCCGCAGACATGGAAGCTATTAAAAAATTGTCTAATATTTTGAAGGCAAATTAA
- a CDS encoding tRNA1(Val) (adenine(37)-N6)-methyltransferase, whose translation MKNNLELNNLGYNDDLKIWQDKTSFNYSVDTILLGNFITLTKKVKLALEIGTNNGALAIFVAHRKKDLIIDAIEINEKAINLAKKNVEINKKESQINLICADFNQFWVEHNKKQSRKYDLIFANPPYFKVGTKKIRNVSPEFKNAIYEFSLNLSQLILGAGKIIQDKGRLSLVLPIERFIDVIEFLRQGRFEPKRVQFVMARVGSSPKFVLIESDFNAQWGTQFLHNLYLHPNNKNEHVYRKEIQKLYVARKVKNG comes from the coding sequence ATGAAAAATAATCTTGAATTGAATAATTTGGGTTATAATGATGACCTCAAAATTTGACAAGACAAGACAAGCTTTAATTATTCAGTTGATACTATTTTGCTAGGAAATTTCATCACCTTAACTAAAAAAGTAAAACTAGCACTTGAAATAGGAACAAATAACGGTGCACTAGCAATTTTTGTTGCTCATCGAAAAAAAGACTTAATTATTGATGCAATCGAAATTAATGAAAAAGCCATTAATTTAGCTAAAAAAAACGTTGAAATCAATAAAAAAGAAAGTCAAATTAATCTAATTTGTGCTGATTTTAATCAGTTTTGAGTTGAACATAATAAAAAACAGTCACGAAAATACGACTTAATTTTTGCTAATCCTCCTTATTTTAAAGTCGGAACCAAAAAAATCCGCAATGTTAGCCCTGAATTTAAAAATGCAATCTATGAATTTAGCCTTAATTTATCGCAATTAATTCTCGGCGCAGGCAAAATTATTCAAGACAAAGGAAGACTGTCATTGGTTTTACCAATCGAGAGATTTATTGATGTGATAGAATTTTTGCGTCAGGGTCGATTTGAGCCAAAGCGTGTTCAATTTGTAATGGCAAGAGTGGGGTCTAGTCCCAAATTTGTTCTGATTGAATCAGATTTTAATGCGCAATGGGGAACTCAATTCCTACATAATCTATATTTACACCCTAATAATAAAAATGAACATGTTTATCGCAAAGAAATTCAGAAACTTTATGTAGCCCGAAAGGTTAAAAATGGCTAA
- a CDS encoding ECF transporter S component, translating into MNLTTFKANIKEFFRVNHKIFRFTSFELVISGYLMAMFLVIAFIFKTSLPRRFNIAFELPFYVLIGIILSWFKGAIVAFTFDFGKLLLTSRVFFWTPEYGIVPILVAIFSSLAFNFANKNKKVLIFLLILTYLITFSVFIFYFFMSESEIQRVAKDWKRLFNKKLVLLLIGIFGVILLAFTTFLVILYWKKPTQKFKNAIITLFVLGICFLVFRWLWHPFAFVQYYNRFLNRSGRDRLIENYFFFYLTPIILKSTVSFPIYSLFLINIVPLIQFLNDKHNFRWKFGY; encoded by the coding sequence ATGAATTTAACAACATTTAAAGCAAATATTAAAGAATTTTTCAGAGTCAACCATAAAATATTTCGATTTACAAGCTTTGAACTCGTAATTTCAGGATATTTAATGGCGATGTTTTTAGTTATTGCTTTTATATTTAAAACTAGTCTTCCACGTAGATTTAACATAGCATTTGAACTTCCATTTTACGTTTTGATAGGAATAATTTTAAGTTGGTTCAAAGGTGCGATTGTTGCTTTTACGTTCGATTTTGGAAAACTTTTGCTTACAAGTCGCGTTTTTTTCTGAACCCCAGAATATGGAATTGTTCCGATTTTAGTTGCAATTTTCTCCTCGCTGGCTTTTAATTTTGCAAATAAAAATAAAAAAGTATTAATTTTCTTATTAATTTTAACTTATTTAATAACTTTTTCGGTATTTATTTTTTATTTTTTTATGAGCGAGTCTGAAATTCAAAGAGTCGCAAAAGATTGAAAAAGACTTTTTAATAAAAAATTAGTGCTTTTACTAATAGGGATTTTTGGTGTTATTTTATTAGCATTTACAACATTTTTGGTAATTTTATATTGAAAAAAACCGACTCAAAAATTTAAAAATGCAATAATAACGCTTTTTGTCCTTGGTATTTGCTTTCTCGTTTTTCGTTGATTATGACATCCGTTTGCATTTGTGCAATATTATAATCGTTTCTTGAATCGAAGTGGAAGAGATAGACTTATTGAAAATTATTTTTTCTTTTATTTAACACCAATAATTCTAAAATCAACAGTTTCATTTCCAATTTATTCACTTTTTTTGATAAACATAGTGCCATTAATTCAATTTTTAAACGATAAACATAATTTTCGCTGAAAATTTGGTTATTAA
- a CDS encoding Mhp366/Mhp367 family surface (lipo)protein, protein MTRKKKILFSIFALFFVSAASVTAFLTYNYLNQPVAPVKKISGIDLLLESDKDKKDDSEDKFSKDYLAEIDQFNDFFSDQNQDLSQEYGQRESYFEQLSLLDLEKITKNNVIFPEGYERFKFNTENNFVTKESDENFLGPKNNNLLVYDLNYPLVDNLIEENNNFKANILNQKFTIFDSKARNQIFKLNRIGAYAQPLNNSDKFDWIYQKNVKFKTGTAAILDSNDEKTLLITNNHVLRPLESYKYNDENFEIKSQKIRFWNTLGGNFLEWYQNGKIYSLDRDNIALLFYVKKIYEEKISNFDQVKILEFLMNFYNDYFEIPSDFDNQKFDLGVFYFKYKKFIDDLKELAKFYRKNKADILAKIQQNQTIPDPNSAKNNSIESKFENFLATYQNFIDFWEKMVKEKPVQISEKVWKKGDSTYDFNVGLFWPKSKPMKNNFKGVYASDPQQNFSRLSLYFYTNNGPGASGSGVFNEKGELQFINGFGLINNFYDNNSRIEKNYYDKLNTNISLSGGIPLVTEDFNLTKLIKEFYPSSQKRGFTAIQNEKIVVNKK, encoded by the coding sequence ATGACAAGGAAAAAAAAGATTTTATTTTCAATTTTTGCGTTATTTTTTGTAAGCGCAGCTTCAGTTACTGCTTTTTTGACCTACAATTATTTAAATCAACCGGTGGCCCCTGTAAAAAAAATTAGTGGCATTGATTTACTACTTGAATCAGACAAAGACAAAAAAGATGACAGTGAAGACAAATTTAGCAAAGATTACTTAGCCGAAATTGACCAATTTAATGATTTTTTTAGTGATCAAAATCAAGATTTAAGCCAAGAATATGGGCAAAGAGAAAGTTATTTTGAACAACTTTCTCTTTTAGATCTTGAAAAAATAACAAAAAATAACGTTATTTTTCCTGAAGGCTATGAGCGCTTTAAATTTAATACTGAAAATAACTTTGTCACAAAAGAAAGTGATGAAAATTTTCTTGGCCCAAAAAATAATAATTTATTAGTTTATGACTTAAATTATCCTTTAGTTGATAATTTAATTGAAGAAAATAATAACTTTAAAGCTAATATTTTGAATCAAAAATTTACAATTTTTGATTCAAAAGCTCGAAATCAAATATTTAAACTTAATAGAATTGGCGCATATGCCCAACCTTTAAATAATTCCGATAAATTTGATTGAATTTACCAAAAAAACGTAAAATTTAAGACCGGAACTGCTGCAATATTAGATTCTAATGATGAAAAAACATTATTAATTACAAATAATCACGTTTTAAGACCACTGGAAAGTTATAAATACAACGATGAAAATTTCGAAATTAAGAGCCAAAAAATAAGATTCTGAAATACCTTAGGTGGAAATTTTCTTGAATGATATCAAAATGGAAAAATTTATAGCCTCGACAGGGATAATATTGCATTACTTTTTTATGTAAAAAAAATTTATGAGGAAAAAATTAGTAACTTTGATCAAGTTAAAATTTTAGAATTTCTTATGAATTTCTATAATGATTATTTTGAAATTCCTTCTGATTTTGATAATCAAAAATTTGATCTTGGAGTTTTTTATTTTAAATACAAAAAGTTTATTGATGATTTAAAAGAATTAGCTAAATTTTACAGAAAGAATAAAGCCGATATCTTAGCAAAAATTCAACAAAATCAAACAATACCTGACCCTAATAGTGCTAAAAATAATTCAATTGAATCAAAATTTGAAAATTTTCTAGCAACTTATCAAAATTTTATTGATTTCTGAGAAAAAATGGTAAAAGAAAAACCTGTTCAAATTTCAGAAAAAGTTTGAAAAAAAGGCGATTCAACCTACGATTTTAATGTAGGGCTTTTTTGACCAAAGTCAAAACCTATGAAAAATAATTTCAAGGGTGTTTATGCTTCTGATCCTCAACAAAATTTTTCACGCTTATCATTGTATTTTTATACAAACAACGGGCCTGGCGCTTCTGGTTCAGGAGTTTTTAACGAAAAAGGTGAACTCCAATTTATTAATGGATTTGGCTTAATCAACAATTTTTACGATAATAATTCACGAATAGAAAAAAATTATTATGACAAATTAAACACAAATATTTCATTATCAGGTGGAATTCCTCTTGTTACTGAAGATTTTAATTTAACAAAATTAATAAAAGAATTTTACCCTTCTAGTCAAAAGAGGGGATTTACTGCGATTCAAAACGAAAAAATTGTTGTAAATAAAAAATAA
- the rnc gene encoding ribonuclease III gives MQSNKKIHEFLQKLDIKPNSIDIYIQSLTHKSYNFTNPSTPHYEMLEFLGDSVINYAVTRAIYDNFYKNEGNSTKLRAVLTSTNYLAKVCQDLGLIDLVFLGKGASEIRENNKLKADVFEAFSAAILLDQGFDKLNEFLAKYLYNGVNFACEKEYKDPKSIFQEKIQSFSSLSKINYLPTRLADGTFRVDLIWEEKKYGIGYGKSIKEAEFNAATNALNIFAVDTDQ, from the coding sequence ATGCAATCTAATAAAAAAATTCACGAATTTTTGCAAAAATTAGATATTAAACCAAATTCAATAGACATTTATATTCAATCATTAACACATAAAAGTTACAACTTTACAAATCCCTCAACACCGCATTATGAAATGTTAGAATTTTTGGGAGATTCGGTAATTAATTATGCTGTAACTCGGGCAATCTATGATAATTTTTATAAAAATGAAGGTAATTCAACTAAACTTCGTGCGGTACTTACCTCTACAAATTATTTAGCTAAAGTTTGTCAAGATTTAGGTCTAATTGACCTTGTATTCTTAGGTAAAGGCGCATCAGAAATTCGTGAAAATAACAAGTTAAAAGCTGATGTTTTTGAAGCATTTTCAGCAGCAATTTTACTTGATCAAGGCTTTGATAAACTTAATGAATTTTTGGCAAAATATTTGTATAATGGTGTAAATTTTGCATGCGAAAAAGAGTACAAAGACCCAAAGTCAATTTTTCAGGAAAAAATTCAGTCTTTTTCTTCGCTTAGCAAAATCAATTATTTGCCAACCCGCCTTGCTGATGGAACTTTTCGCGTTGACCTAATTTGGGAAGAAAAAAAATACGGTATTGGCTACGGAAAATCTATTAAAGAAGCAGAATTTAATGCTGCAACTAACGCACTCAACATTTTTGCCGTTGACACAGATCAATAA
- a CDS encoding DUF402 domain-containing protein, protein MIEKNSFQELYPERIINIQAYKYNGFLYRQWSNARVISNSLTHVVVSLNGSIVKKYGTKSWRFSEPTIFVFPKKTMHNAIITFKPGQHFSYHYYINLASDFIFEENTIKFVDFDIDIKIYNKKSFDIVDREEFLENKEILNYPAKLEGILSNEISKIFLLFLQKKSFFSNEYLQVFIDLCQRQKCWVR, encoded by the coding sequence ATGATAGAAAAAAACTCGTTTCAAGAACTTTATCCAGAAAGAATAATCAACATTCAAGCCTATAAATATAATGGCTTTTTGTATCGTCAGTGATCAAATGCAAGAGTAATTTCAAATTCACTTACTCATGTTGTTGTTAGTTTAAATGGCAGCATTGTGAAAAAATATGGGACAAAATCATGACGTTTTTCTGAACCGACTATTTTTGTTTTTCCAAAAAAAACAATGCATAATGCAATTATTACTTTTAAACCAGGTCAACATTTTAGTTATCATTACTATATAAATTTAGCTTCAGATTTTATTTTTGAAGAAAATACAATCAAATTTGTTGATTTTGATATCGATATTAAAATTTATAATAAAAAAAGTTTTGATATTGTTGACCGGGAAGAATTCCTTGAAAATAAGGAAATTTTGAACTATCCAGCAAAATTAGAAGGCATACTTTCAAACGAAATTAGTAAAATATTTCTCCTATTTTTGCAAAAAAAATCATTCTTTAGTAACGAGTATCTTCAAGTTTTTATTGATCTGTGTCAACGGCAAAAATGTTGAGTGCGTTAG
- a CDS encoding cell division protein FtsZ, which translates to MERCSKIMLMGLGDFGSKIVQNINLDQANFPKFFINSRDEYSNFNFSDQNSLILSQSNFGYDWKKANQAVKDKSLEIQSILAGVKILFLIVGLGGSTGSGAILEVAEIAQKMNIIIIVLATNPSENESKFRRETSFDVLQNLKKIVDSLILISPEEISLTFPSLMVENVLQLIVLTIQKKISILTKAICQQNALIHVNSSIIESILSNNNFVFVGYASETGPNRAIVATENAFKNHFVEFDLSSSEEMLITISANNSILQTEINDVLNTIRKNFKPDLKFSYGVYTNTKLDKEIEIGIIASQKKHSYESKKAAKLNLAFDNKFSIF; encoded by the coding sequence ATGGAAAGATGTAGTAAAATTATGCTAATGGGATTAGGTGATTTTGGATCTAAAATTGTTCAAAACATCAATTTAGATCAAGCTAACTTTCCAAAATTTTTTATAAATTCACGCGATGAATATTCTAATTTCAATTTTAGCGACCAAAATTCACTAATTCTTAGTCAATCAAATTTTGGATATGACTGGAAAAAAGCAAACCAAGCAGTAAAAGATAAAAGTTTAGAAATTCAATCAATTCTTGCTGGGGTCAAAATTCTCTTTTTGATTGTCGGATTAGGCGGATCAACTGGATCAGGAGCAATTTTAGAAGTAGCTGAAATTGCTCAAAAAATGAATATAATTATAATAGTTTTAGCAACAAATCCTTCTGAAAATGAGTCAAAATTTAGACGAGAAACAAGTTTTGACGTGCTTCAAAATCTAAAAAAAATTGTTGATTCATTGATTTTAATTTCACCAGAGGAAATAAGTTTAACTTTTCCGAGTCTTATGGTTGAAAATGTTCTTCAATTAATAGTCCTTACTATTCAAAAGAAAATTTCAATTCTAACAAAAGCTATTTGTCAACAAAATGCATTAATTCACGTTAACAGTTCTATAATCGAGTCAATTTTATCCAATAATAACTTTGTTTTTGTCGGATATGCAAGCGAAACTGGTCCAAATAGGGCAATAGTTGCAACTGAAAATGCCTTTAAAAACCATTTTGTCGAATTTGATCTCTCATCTTCCGAGGAAATGTTAATTACAATTAGTGCTAATAATTCAATTTTACAAACCGAAATTAACGATGTTCTTAACACAATTAGAAAAAATTTCAAACCAGACTTAAAATTTTCTTATGGCGTGTATACAAACACAAAATTAGATAAAGAAATTGAAATTGGTATAATTGCAAGTCAAAAAAAGCATAGTTATGAAAGCAAAAAAGCAGCAAAATTAAATCTTGCCTTCGATAACAAATTTAGTATTTTCTAA